A stretch of the Rosa rugosa chromosome 5, drRosRugo1.1, whole genome shotgun sequence genome encodes the following:
- the LOC133713030 gene encoding myosin-6-like, with the protein MSSIYTQVPLILVKKIYTQTFLYINVQLFNSLLLRCECCTSSNGEYVKSGEYVLRLCPCEIWGVIPQWFSYNGFDIVI; encoded by the exons ATGAGTTCAATATACACTCAG GTGCCTCTTATTCTTGTCAAGAAGATCTACACTCAGACTTTCTTATATATTAATGTGCAACTCTTTAATAG TCTCCTTCTGCGTTGTGAATGTTGTACATCTAGCAATGGGGAGTATGTGAAATCTGGGGAGTATGTGTTGAGGTTGTGTCCTTGTGAAATTTGGGGAGTTATTCCGCAATGGTTTAGTTATAATGGATTTGATATTGTAATTTAA